CGCAAGACCGCTCATCTGGTCGCTTTGATGAAGGAAGGCAAGAATATCGCGTTAGTCAGCGACGCGGGCACGCCGGGTATCAGCGATCCGGGCTATCCATTGATCCGCCGCGCGCTGGAAGAGAGAATTAAGGTTGAGGTGGTCCCCGGGGTCACGGCTTTGATCATGGCGTTGACCGCCTCGGGACTGCCTGCCCACGCTTTTATTTTTGAAGGGTTTTTGCCGCCCAAAGCAGCTGCCCGGCGCAAGAAGCTGGAAGGATTCAAAGGGGAGCAAAGGACCGTTATTTTTTACGAATCCCCGCACCGTTTATTGAAGGCATTGAAAGATATTGAAGAAGTGTTGGAAAACCCGACCGTGGTTTGCGCGCGGGAGTTGACGAAAAAATTTGAGGAAGTTCAGAAGGGAACCGCAGAAGAATTATCCGCGCATTTCACCCGCCACGCCCCCAAGGGCGAGTTCGTTGTGTTGATCTCTTTGCAGGTATAATTAAGTCTGTCTGCGTTTTTAATCTTTGCTGCAAAATACTATGTCCAGATAAGGCGGTTCGTTATTCTCCGTGCCGGTCTGGGAATTATCCGGGTTACCTGTGTTCGTGCCGCCGAAATTTACGTTGACATTATGGGTATGATCTCCGTTAGTGGCCGTTGTTCTGTTCCCTCCGCCCGCCATAAAATCCGAAGTGGTGCTAAAATTATGAACATGGTCCCAGCGTATGCCCCAACCGTTGGTGTCGTCGGTATTTGCCATATAATTCCCACTTGATTGTGTCGTGCCGGCAACAGTATGCTGGTGGTCGACATCAACATCGTGAGAGTGGTCTCCACCGGCGGTCGTCGTAAAGTCGCCGTTGAGTGCGGAAACTGAATGGTTGTGATTGTGCTGGTGGTCATGGGTCGCCGAACCACCCGTACCCCCATAACTTCCGCTTCCTCGGGGATAAAGGCCATCCAGTGCGCTGAACCGGGTCCAACCTGCCGGACAGCTGGTGGCAAACATTGCGATCATCCCGGAAGGGGGGACGGCGCTTCTCCAGGTACTGCTATTATCGCAATACTGGAGG
This sequence is a window from Candidatus Omnitrophota bacterium. Protein-coding genes within it:
- the rsmI gene encoding 16S rRNA (cytidine(1402)-2'-O)-methyltransferase — its product is MLYVVSTPIGNLKDITLRALETLKAVDLIAAEDTRHTKIFLDHYGITKPLTSFFEHNEDRKTAHLVALMKEGKNIALVSDAGTPGISDPGYPLIRRALEERIKVEVVPGVTALIMALTASGLPAHAFIFEGFLPPKAAARRKKLEGFKGEQRTVIFYESPHRLLKALKDIEEVLENPTVVCARELTKKFEEVQKGTAEELSAHFTRHAPKGEFVVLISLQV